The genomic stretch TCTCCCGGGCCCGGCGTGCCTGCGGCCTGCCCGTCCCGCGCCCTGACTGAACCCTGTTCGTCCCTTTTTCCACCCCCTCGAGAGAAAGGCCGATCTGTGTCGGAACGGATGTCGACCCCACGGGCGAAGGCCCGCGCGGGAGAAGGCGCGGTCGTGCTCGACGACGACGCGACCCTGCATGCGATGGGCTATCCGCGAAAACTCACCCGGCGCTTCCAGGCGTTCGACAATTTCGCGATCTCCTTCACCATCATCAATATCCTCTCGGGCATTTTCTCGTCCTTCGGATTCGGTATGAACGCGGGCGGCCCCCGCATTCTCGTATTCGGCTGGATCGGTGTCTGTGTCATGGTGCTGCTCATCGGTGCGGCCATGGCGGAAGTCGCCTCGGCCTTTCCGACGAGCGGCGCCCTGTATTTCTCCGCCGGTAAACTTGCAAAGCGGCACAAGGGTGCCTGGTCCTGGTTCACGGGCTGGCTGAACTTCGTCGGCCAGATCGGCGGCACCGCCGCCACCGGGTATGCGGCCGCCACCTTCATCCAGGCCTTCATCCATCTGCAGTGGCCCTCCTACCAGCCGACCGCGCACCAGACGGTGCTGATCACGGCCCTGGTCATCGTCGTGCAGGGCCTCGCCAACACCTACACCGTCCAGCTCGTCGCCATACTGAACCGCATTTCCGTGTGGTGGTTGCTGATCGGACTCGTCGTGATCGTGGGCACACTCATAGTGATGCCCGAGCACCATCAGCCGGCGTCGTTCGTGACCCATTTCGAGAACAACACCGGCTTCACGAGCGGACTTTACGGCGGCATGCTCGGCCTGCTGGTCACGAGCTGGACGTTCACCGGGTTCGACGGCAGCTTCCACATGTCCGAGGAAACGGTTCACGCGACGATCAACGCGCCCAAGGGGATCACGCGGGCCATCGGCTATTCGGCGATCACCGGCCTGATCCTGATGCTGGCATTGGTCTACAGCATTGGCGACTACGCCAAGGTGGCCGGTTCGGACGCCCCGCCGGTCCAGATTCTCATCGACGGCCTCGGACTCGGCACGGCCAAGGCCATGCTGCTCATCGTGATCGGCGCGATGCTCTTCTGCGGTCTCGCCAACCTCACCAGCAACACCCGGCAGATCTTCGCGTTCTCCCGCGACGGCGCCATGCCTGGCTCCCGCTGGTGGCACTCGGTCTCGCCGCGCACCCGCACGCCCGTGAAGGCGGTGTGGCTCGCCGTGGCCTGCTCGCTGGCCCTGGTCGTGCCGGGCTGGTGGTCCCACACCGCCTTCACCGCCATCGTCAGCGTCAACGTGGTCGGGCTCTTCCTCGCCTACGCCGTGCCGATCTTCCTGCGGCTGCGGCTCGGTGACGAGTTCCAGCCCGGGCCATGGCATCTGGGCCGCTGGGGCCGGCCGGTCGGCTGGCTCGCGGTGATCTGGATCGTGCTCAGCAGCGTCCTGTTCATGCTGCCGCAGGCGTCGCCGATCACCGTCGACTCCTTCAACTACGCGCCGATCGCACTGGCCGCGGTCCTGGTCGTGGCGACGGTGTGGTGGTTCGCCACGGCCCGCCGTCGCTTCCAGGGGCCGATCAGCTATGGCCGCCCCGACGAGGTCGCGGCGATGGATCTCATCTGACGGGGTGATTGCTCGCCGTGCCCGGCCCGGGTGCGGGTGCGTGGAGGCTGGTCGCTCTCCCAAGTTCTCGGCTTCGCTAGAACCCGGGGGACCCCCATCGCGGCGGAGCCGCTCAGCGATACAGCCCCGCGCCCCTGCGGCACTCCGCCCGGCGCGGACGAGCGCAACCCGCCGTCAGTCGCACTTACAGTGGCTCAGACCAATATTCATCGCGCCGCATGCGCCGAAGTGCTGGCAGGGCCATGCCGCCTGCTCCATAGTTGGCGCGGAACCGTGCAGCAGCCCAGCCCCGACCCGGACACCTGGGGGTATTCGCGCCCATGAGCAGAGCCCAGCAGCCGTCCCGCAGAACCGTCCTCGCCGTCGCCGTCGCCGCGGCGGTGGCTGGCGGAACGGCCCCCGCTGCCGCCACCGCGCAGCGCCCTGCCACCGACGCCGACGACCCCGCCACGGCGCAGGCCCGCCCGATCGACTACCACGCCTGGACCACGTACCGCGAGTGGCGCCTCGGCACTGCCCAGGGCACCCGCGCCGCCTCCGGCGCCCGCCCCGGCGTGGTCATCGGCGCCCCCGTCGGCCGCAGCGACTACACCGACCCGCACACCGGCACCACCGCCACCTGGGAGTACGCCGTCTGGACCTCCCCGGTGCACCGCCTCGCCGTCCCCGCCACCGAGGTCGTCGCCTCCTGGAACGCGCGCACCCCCGACGGCACCTGGCTCCAGGTCGAGCTGCGGGGCACGTACTCCGACGGCACCGAGACCCCCTGGTACGTGATGGGCCGCTGGGCGGCCGGTGACCAGGACATCAAGCGGACCTCGGTGGACGGCCAGGCTGACGGCAAGAGCGCCATCTCGACCGACACCTTCGCCATCGACGACGCGAGCACCGGCCTGCGCCTGACGTCGTACCGGCTGCGCCTCACCCTCTACCGCAAACCCGGCACCCGTCTGACCCCCACCGTGTGGCGGCTCGGCGCGATGGGCTCCGACGTCCCCGACCGCTTCACCGTGCCCGCCTCCATCCCCGGCCTCGCCCAGGAACTGTCCGTCCCGCGCTACTCGCAGGAGATCCACAAGGGTCAGTACCCGCAGTACGACAACGGCGGCGAGGCCTGGTGCAGCCCCACCTCCTCGCAGATGATCGTCGAGTACTGGGGCGGCCGGCTCACCCCCGAGCAACTCGCCTGGGTGGACCCCTCCTACGCCGACCCGCAGGTCGACAACGCGGCTCGCTTCACCTACGACTACCAGTACGAGGGCTGCGGCAACTGGCCCTTCAACGCGGCCTACGCGGCCACGTTCCAGGGTCTCCAGGGTGTGGTCACCCGGCTCGCCTCGCTCACCGACCTGGAGACGCTCGTCGCTGCGGGCATCCCCGCCATAACGTCCCAGTCGTTCCTGAAGACCGAGCTGACCGGCGCCGGCTACGGCACCGCCGGCCATCTGATGACCGTGATCGGCTTCACGGCGGACGGCGATGTGATCGCCAACGACCCGGCCTCGCCGAACGACGACGCGGTACGGCGGGTCTATCTGCGGCGGGAGTTCGAGAACATCTGGCTGCGCACCAAGCGGTACAACGCCTCCGGCAAGGTCGTCTCCGGCACCGGGGGAGTCTGCTACCTCTACTTCCCGGCCCACCCGAGCCCGCGCCAGCGCAAGGCGCTCGCGGCGGTGGGTGTGCGCTGACCGTGTGAGCAAGCTCATCACCGTAAAAGGTGCTGAGGGTGGCAAGGTGGACAAACGGGTGGGGCCCACTCCGTACAACGTCGGATGCGGGTCAGCTCCGTACTTCCGATCCGTGCATGCGTTCCGCCCATGCGTTCCGTACGTCCGACCTCTGCGAGTAACACCATGACCGCACATCCGGCCACCGCCACCCGCGCCCGCACCGGCGGCCCTCAGGAAGACGGCCCGAAGATCCTTGAGCACGTCATGGGCTGGGTCCTCGTGGCGGTCTTCGCGATGCTCGTGACCCAGCTCGGCCTGCTCTGACTCCACTGCTCGCGCGACCGCTCGCGTGTGCGGCATGTTCTGACATACTGCGGATGTCCCGCCGACCGCCTGGAACAGGGTCGAAATTGAATATGCCGCATCAGCGTGCCGCCGTCCGTCCCAGGATGCGCGGTACCGAGCGCTCGATGGCACGTCGCGCCGAACTCATCGCCATCGGGCGGAAGTTGTTCGCCGACACGTCCTACGACGCGCTGTCCATGGACGACATCGCCCGCCAGGCGCATGTCGCCAAGGGGCTGATCTACTACTACTTCCAGTCCAAGCGCGGCTATTACCTGGCGATCGTCCAGGACTCCGTCGCCGATCTGGTCACCTCCGCCGCGAGCGGACTGGAGCTGCCCGCCGTGGACCGCGTCCACCGCACCATCGACGGCTATCTGCGCTACGCCGAGCACCACCAGGCCGCCTACCGCACCATCGTCAGCGGTGGTGTCGGCTTCGACGCCGAGGTGCACTCCATCCGGGACGGCGTGCGCGAGGCGATCATCGCCACGATCGCCGAAGGTGCCTACGGCCGCAGCGACATCGCTCCGCTGCCCCGGATGGGCCTGCTCTCCTGGTTGTGCAGCGTCGAGGGCGCGACCCTGGACTGGATCGACCACCCCGAGCTGTCCCGCGACACCATGCGCGACCTGCTGGTGAAGACACTCGGCGGAGCCCTGCGCGCCGTCGAGGAACTGGACCCGGCCTACCCGGCGCCGCAGCCGGCTCGCCGGGACGCCTGACACAGCTGGGAGCGGGGGCTCGTGGTCCCCCGCTCCCAAGTCCCCCGTCCAGGGGGCTGGGGCCCGTCCGGCGGATCCTGTCGCAGACGCGGGGCAGGCACGCCCTCCCTCGCTGCCCCAAGGGCGCGGCGTTGTCGTCGGTTGCCGACGCTCCCGCTCGCCGCCCTCCTCCGCGCCGGACAGGCCCTAGTTGACGGCCTTGATCAGCTCACCGTTCGCGGTGTCGCCGCTCAGTTCCCAGAAGAAGGTGCCGCCGAGGCCCTGCTGGTTCTTGTACGTCATCTTCGTGGCGATGGTCGCCGGGGTGTCGTAACTCCACCAGTCATTGCCGCACTTGGCGTAGGCCGTGCCGCCCACGGTGCCGGTCGCCGGGCACTTGGTCTTGAGCACCTTGTAGTCGTCGATGCCCTGCTCGTACGTCCCCGCCGCCGGGCCGGTGGCTGTGCCGCCGGGTGCCGCCTGTGTGACCCCGGTCCAGCCGCGGCCGTAGAAGCCGATGCCGAGCAGCAGCTTGGACGCCGGGATGCCGAGGCCCTTGAGCTTGGCGATGGTCGACGAGGTGTCGAAGTCGGCCTTCGGGATGCCCGAGTAGGAGGTCAGCGGGGAGTGCGGTGCGGTCGGGCCGCTCGCGTCCCAGGCGCCGAAGTAGTCGTACGTCATCGGGTTGTACCAGTCGGCGTACTGGGCGGCGCCCGCGTAGTCCGCCGCGTCGATCTTGCCGCCGCTGGAGGCGTCCGCCGTGATCGCGGCCGTGACCAGCTTGCCGGAGCCGAACTTCGACCGCAGCGCGGCCATGACGTTCCGGAACGCGTCCCGGCCGCTGGCGTCGCAGGTGTTGCCGCAGGCGTTCGGGTACTCCCAGTCGATGTCGATGCCGTCGAACAGCCCCGCCCACTTGGAGCTGTTCACCAGGTCGTAGCAGGACTGGGCGAAGGCGGCCGGGTTCTTCGCGGCCTCGCCGAAGCCGCTGGACCAGGTCCAGCCGCCGAAGGACCAGAGGATCTTCAGGCCCGGGTGCTTCTTCTTCAGCTTCAGCAACTGGTTGAAGTTGCCGCGCAGCGGCTGGTCCCAGGTGTCGGCGGCACCGTCGACCGACTCGTCGGCGGTGTAGGCGCGGTCGGTGGCCGCGTAGGAGTCGCCCATGGCGCACTTGCCGCCGGTGACGTTGCCGAAGGCGTAGTTGATGTGGGTCAGCTTGGCCGCCGAGCCCGAGGTCTCGATGTTCCTGACGTAGTACTTGCGGTCGTAGGTGCCCCATTCGGTGAAGTAGCCGACGACCTTCGAGCCGGCCTTGACCTGCGGGGTGGCCGGGGCGGCCGCGGTGGCCGTGCCCGCGCCGGCCAGCAGCCCGGCGCCGAGGGCGGTGGTACACGCGGCGGCCAGGAGCGTCCGGAGCCGTGAGCGGTGGGGAGTGTGCATCGGGTGTCTCCTCGTGGGGGGAGGGGAACGCGCGCCGATTGGCATGAACGCGGTAAAGCGTTGGTCATGCACAGTAGGAGGACTAGACCACTCCGTCAATGGTTCGGACCAATTTTGGCGGCTGCTTCGGGGGTGGGTCCGGTGACGATTCCGGCGGCGATTCCGATGGCTCGGAAGGTTCCGGCTGGATTCTTGAAGTAAGCGGTCGTTAACTGGTGACGGGAGGTCGCTGATCGGGCATACTCACAGCGCACAGCCGCTGGTCAGCTGCCTCCGAGACCCGGGAGCGGGCGCCTTCGGCCAACCGGAAAGACCAGGCGGAGCCGCCCCCACCCGACGGGCCAGACCGCCGGTGCCCGACCAGGGAGGAGACCCGACGCCATGTCCGACCGCGACCCGCAGCCGGTGGAGCGTCAGCTGCCGACGGAGGAGGCGCGGGATCTGCTCGCCCTCGTCCGGGACATCGCGCAGCGCGAGATAGCGCCGAAGACCGCCGAGGAGGAGGACGCGGGCCGCTTCCCGCGCGAGGTCTTCACCCTGCTCTCCGAGTCCGGCCTGCTCGGCCTGCCGTACGACTCCGAGTACGGCGGCGGCGACCAGCCCTACGAGGTCTACCTCCAGGTCCTGGAGGAGCTGGCCGCGGCGCGGCTCACCGTGGGCCTCGGCGTCAGCGTGCACACGCTCGCCTCCTACGCCCTCGCCACCTACGGCACCAAACAGCAGCAGGTCGAGCATCTGCCCGCCATGCTCGGCGGCGGCCTCCTCGGCGCGTACTGCCTCTCCGAGCCGTCCTCCGGCTCCGACGCGGCCTCCCTGCGGACGAAGGCCGTGCGCGACGGCGACGACTGGGTGATCAACGGCACCAAGGCCTGGATCACGCACGGCGGCATCGCCGACTTCTACACCGTCATGGCCCGCACCGGCGAGGACGGCCCGCGCGGGATCACCGCCTTCCTGGTCCCCGGTGACGCGCCGGGTCTGAGCGGGGCGGCGCCCGAGAAGAAGATGGGCATGAAGGGCTCACCCACCGCCCAGGTCCACTTCGACGGCGTCCGCGTCGGCGACGACCGGCGGATCGGCGAGGAGGGCCAGGGCTTCTTCATCGCCCTGTCCGCCCTCGACTCCGGGCGGCTCGGCATCGCCGCCTGCGCGATCGGCCTCGCCCAGGCCGCGCTGGACGAGGCGGTCGGCTACGCCACCCAGCGCCGGCAGTTCGGCCACCCCGTCGCCGACTTCCAGGGGCTGCGCTTCATGATCGCCGACATGGCCACCCAGATCGAGGCCGGCCGGGCCCTCTACCTCGCCGCGGCCCGGCTGCGCGACGCCGGCAAGCCCTTCGCCAAGCAAGCCGCCATGGCCAAGCTGCACTGCACCGACGCGGCCATGAAGGTCACGACGGACGCCGTGCAGATACTCGGCGGATACGGGTACACCGCCGACTTCCCAGCCGAGCGCTATATGCGCGAGGCCAAGGTCCTGCAGATCGTCGAGGGCACCAACCAGATCCAGCGGATGGTCATCGCCCGTCACGTGGCGGGACCCGAAGCTCGCTGAACTGCCCCGTGCGGACCGTCGGGGCCGCCAGCCTGATCCACTCCGGGTCGTGGCGGCCCGGCAGGGTCCGGCCCCGGTCGGCCCAGGTCCGCATGAGATCGAGGTAGATGGGCGGGTCCTGCGGCACGGGCGGCGGAAGCGATTCTGCGGGGCGGGGGACGAAGACGCGGCTCTGACGCCCGGTGGCCCAGTACGTGGGGGTCATACCTGGGCAACGCAGAACGGGTCGGACAGGTCACCGCCTGCCGGAATCGGGCGTCAGTTCAGGCGCGTCCCAACCGTGCTCTGGCCTCCTGAAGTCATCTGACGTACCGTCAGCCGACCATCGCTCAGGGGGTGCCTGTGGCCGACGACCGTCCCGTACCGCTCGACGAGTACCCGGTGCACCAGGTACCGCTGTCCATGAAGCACGTGGCGACCGGTGACCGCAACGCCTACGACCGCTGCATCTTCCACGTCTTCGACCACGCCGGCCGCGCCCTGCTCATCCTCGGCCTCGGCGTCTACCCCAACCTGGGCGTGATCGACGCCTACGCCACCCTGCGCACCGGGGACACCCTGCACGCAGTCCGCGCCTCGGACGCCCTGGGCGAGGACCGGATGCGGCTCGCCGTCGGCCCGCTGCGCATCGAGGTCCCGCGGCCGCTCCACGAACTGCGCCTGATCTGCGAGGACGAGCAGCTGTCGTACGACCTCACCTGGACGGCCGCCTTCCCGGCCCTCTGGGAGCCGCACCATCTGCAGCGCCGGGGCGACCGGCTCACCCTGGAGGGCCGCCGCTTCGTCCAGGCCGGCACCGCCGAGGGCGTGATCCGGGCCGCGGGAGCGGAGTTCCGGGTCACCGCGGACGACTGGACCGGCACCCGGGACCGCAGCTGGGGTGTGCGGCCGGTGCCGGGCGAGGACGGCGGGCGGCTCGCCGCCGACCATCCCACCGAGGGCTTCCACTGGATCTGGTGCCCGGTCCGCTTCGCGGACCGCTTCCTGATGGTCATCGCCCAGGAGGACGCCGACGGCTACCGCTCCCTGAACGACGCCACCTTGGTCCGCCCCGGCCGCCCCGACCGCCAACTGGGCTGGCCCCAGGCCGAGATCGACTACCGCTCCGGCACCCGCCACCCGGAACGGGCGGTCATCCATCTGGGGGACGCCCGGGGCCCGCAGAAACTGGACGTCGAGATCCTGGCCTCCTCGCCGCTCGCGCTCGGCGCGGGCTATCCGCCGGCGGACGACT from Streptomyces roseochromogenus subsp. oscitans DS 12.976 encodes the following:
- a CDS encoding acyl-CoA dehydrogenase family protein, yielding MSDRDPQPVERQLPTEEARDLLALVRDIAQREIAPKTAEEEDAGRFPREVFTLLSESGLLGLPYDSEYGGGDQPYEVYLQVLEELAAARLTVGLGVSVHTLASYALATYGTKQQQVEHLPAMLGGGLLGAYCLSEPSSGSDAASLRTKAVRDGDDWVINGTKAWITHGGIADFYTVMARTGEDGPRGITAFLVPGDAPGLSGAAPEKKMGMKGSPTAQVHFDGVRVGDDRRIGEEGQGFFIALSALDSGRLGIAACAIGLAQAALDEAVGYATQRRQFGHPVADFQGLRFMIADMATQIEAGRALYLAAARLRDAGKPFAKQAAMAKLHCTDAAMKVTTDAVQILGGYGYTADFPAERYMREAKVLQIVEGTNQIQRMVIARHVAGPEAR
- a CDS encoding amino acid permease — encoded protein: MSERMSTPRAKARAGEGAVVLDDDATLHAMGYPRKLTRRFQAFDNFAISFTIINILSGIFSSFGFGMNAGGPRILVFGWIGVCVMVLLIGAAMAEVASAFPTSGALYFSAGKLAKRHKGAWSWFTGWLNFVGQIGGTAATGYAAATFIQAFIHLQWPSYQPTAHQTVLITALVIVVQGLANTYTVQLVAILNRISVWWLLIGLVVIVGTLIVMPEHHQPASFVTHFENNTGFTSGLYGGMLGLLVTSWTFTGFDGSFHMSEETVHATINAPKGITRAIGYSAITGLILMLALVYSIGDYAKVAGSDAPPVQILIDGLGLGTAKAMLLIVIGAMLFCGLANLTSNTRQIFAFSRDGAMPGSRWWHSVSPRTRTPVKAVWLAVACSLALVVPGWWSHTAFTAIVSVNVVGLFLAYAVPIFLRLRLGDEFQPGPWHLGRWGRPVGWLAVIWIVLSSVLFMLPQASPITVDSFNYAPIALAAVLVVATVWWFATARRRFQGPISYGRPDEVAAMDLI
- a CDS encoding TetR/AcrR family transcriptional regulator encodes the protein MPHQRAAVRPRMRGTERSMARRAELIAIGRKLFADTSYDALSMDDIARQAHVAKGLIYYYFQSKRGYYLAIVQDSVADLVTSAASGLELPAVDRVHRTIDGYLRYAEHHQAAYRTIVSGGVGFDAEVHSIRDGVREAIIATIAEGAYGRSDIAPLPRMGLLSWLCSVEGATLDWIDHPELSRDTMRDLLVKTLGGALRAVEELDPAYPAPQPARRDA
- a CDS encoding peptidase C39 family protein — translated: MSRAQQPSRRTVLAVAVAAAVAGGTAPAAATAQRPATDADDPATAQARPIDYHAWTTYREWRLGTAQGTRAASGARPGVVIGAPVGRSDYTDPHTGTTATWEYAVWTSPVHRLAVPATEVVASWNARTPDGTWLQVELRGTYSDGTETPWYVMGRWAAGDQDIKRTSVDGQADGKSAISTDTFAIDDASTGLRLTSYRLRLTLYRKPGTRLTPTVWRLGAMGSDVPDRFTVPASIPGLAQELSVPRYSQEIHKGQYPQYDNGGEAWCSPTSSQMIVEYWGGRLTPEQLAWVDPSYADPQVDNAARFTYDYQYEGCGNWPFNAAYAATFQGLQGVVTRLASLTDLETLVAAGIPAITSQSFLKTELTGAGYGTAGHLMTVIGFTADGDVIANDPASPNDDAVRRVYLRREFENIWLRTKRYNASGKVVSGTGGVCYLYFPAHPSPRQRKALAAVGVR
- a CDS encoding SCO1431 family membrane protein; this translates as MTAHPATATRARTGGPQEDGPKILEHVMGWVLVAVFAMLVTQLGLL
- a CDS encoding glycoside hydrolase family 18 protein, giving the protein MHTPHRSRLRTLLAAACTTALGAGLLAGAGTATAAAPATPQVKAGSKVVGYFTEWGTYDRKYYVRNIETSGSAAKLTHINYAFGNVTGGKCAMGDSYAATDRAYTADESVDGAADTWDQPLRGNFNQLLKLKKKHPGLKILWSFGGWTWSSGFGEAAKNPAAFAQSCYDLVNSSKWAGLFDGIDIDWEYPNACGNTCDASGRDAFRNVMAALRSKFGSGKLVTAAITADASSGGKIDAADYAGAAQYADWYNPMTYDYFGAWDASGPTAPHSPLTSYSGIPKADFDTSSTIAKLKGLGIPASKLLLGIGFYGRGWTGVTQAAPGGTATGPAAGTYEQGIDDYKVLKTKCPATGTVGGTAYAKCGNDWWSYDTPATIATKMTYKNQQGLGGTFFWELSGDTANGELIKAVN